One genomic window of Nicotiana sylvestris chromosome 10, ASM39365v2, whole genome shotgun sequence includes the following:
- the LOC138880235 gene encoding uncharacterized protein, with protein MRQKNDQDGPDVVAGKFHLFGISVVTLFDPGSLHSYVCSSLAFFDTVKSVRLDFDVLVTSPLGHQVVVNRIYRDCPFIIQNLVFPVDLLEMPFRDYDVIVSMDWLHRHHALVDCRLKQATFRTPAYSYMVVQGERSLSSNIISAVLARKMICQGCDAYLAHIVDTRLGSPSLKDIPTVCDFPDVFPDDLPRLPPEREIEFPIDLVPGTTHISIAPYRMAPTELKELKAQLQELLEKGFIRPSISP; from the coding sequence ATGAGACAGAAGAATGACCAGGATGGTCCGGACGTGGTTGCTGGTAAATTTCACTTATTTGGCATATCTGTTGTTACATTATTTGATCCTGGATCTTTGCACTCTTATGTTTGCTCATCACTTGCATTTTTCGATACTGTTAAATCTGTGAGACTTGACTTTGATGTGCTGGTCACGAGTCCATTAGGTCATCAAGTTGTTGTTAACAGGATTTACCGAGATTGTCCATTCATAATTCAAAATCTGGTCTTCCCTGTCGACTTGCTTGAAATGCCCTTCCGAGACTATGATGTTATTGTTAGTATGGATTGGCTACATAGGCACCATGCATTGGTTGATTGTAGGTTGAAGCAAGCGACATTTAGAACTCCTGCATATTCATACATGGTAGTTCAAGGAGAAAGATCATTGTCATCTAATATTATTTCTGCGGTCTTGGCAAGGAAGATGATTTGTCAAGGTTGTGATGCCTATCTTGCTCATATAGTCGATACACGATTGGGGAGTCCAAGTCTTAAGGACATACCAACTGTGTGcgactttcctgatgtatttcctgatgaTCTTCCTAGGTTGCCTCCAGAAAGGGAGATTGAATTTCCTATAGATCTTGTCCCTGGAACTACTCATATTTCTATCgctccctatagaatggctccAACTgaattaaaagagttgaaggctcAATTGCAAGAACttcttgagaaaggttttatCCGTCCCAGTATTTCACCTTAG